One window of Hydractinia symbiolongicarpus strain clone_291-10 chromosome 3, HSymV2.1, whole genome shotgun sequence genomic DNA carries:
- the LOC130635896 gene encoding uncharacterized protein LOC130635896 isoform X3 has product MTKKSSTRNYILNALTMSIVLLLFHFHYRIMNNEVMSALNMKGKGKSEKVGFARMNLYKAVVETVIKHQKNATEGEVRACTASILKYAPDRCGGAGRTNAEEN; this is encoded by the exons ATGACGAAGAAGTCATCAACTCGCAACTATATATTAAATGCGCTTACGATGTCgattgttttacttttattcCACTTTCATTATAGAATCATGAATAATGAAGTAATGTCGGCACTCAACATGAAAGGGAAGGGAAAAAGTGAAAAGGTTGGGTTTGCAAGGATGAACTTATATAAAGCTGTTGTCG AAACTGTTATCAAACATCAAAAGAATGCGACAGAAGGAGAAGTTCGTGCGTGTACGGCATCAATCCTTAAATATGCACCTGATAGATGTGGAGGAGCGGGAAGAACTAATGCCGAAGAAAATTAA
- the LOC130635896 gene encoding uncharacterized protein LOC130635896 isoform X1, translating into MYQNHYILSLQIENYVRSLISRRQKRMTKKSSTRNYILNALTMSIVLLLFHFHYRIMNNEVMSALNMKGKGKSEKVGFARMNLYKAVVETVIKHQKNATEGEVRACTASILKYAPDRCGGAGRTNAEEN; encoded by the exons atGTATCAGAACCATTATATATTATCTTTACAGATAGAAAACTATGTGAGGAGTTTGATTTCACGGAGGCAGAAACGGATGACGAAGAAGTCATCAACTCGCAACTATATATTAAATGCGCTTACGATGTCgattgttttacttttattcCACTTTCATTATAGAATCATGAATAATGAAGTAATGTCGGCACTCAACATGAAAGGGAAGGGAAAAAGTGAAAAGGTTGGGTTTGCAAGGATGAACTTATATAAAGCTGTTGTCG AAACTGTTATCAAACATCAAAAGAATGCGACAGAAGGAGAAGTTCGTGCGTGTACGGCATCAATCCTTAAATATGCACCTGATAGATGTGGAGGAGCGGGAAGAACTAATGCCGAAGAAAATTAA
- the LOC130635896 gene encoding uncharacterized protein LOC130635896 isoform X2: MSWSRAIWLENKQEEEGTIPTVWIKNNLVYWPSFLNVEKAAAELKEPTALWHKFPLVRVKITGDRKLCEEFDFTEAETDDEEVINSQLYIKCAYDVDCFTFIPLSL, translated from the exons atgagttggaGCCGAGCAATATGGTTGgaaaacaaacaagaagaagaaggtACAATACCAACAGtttggataaaaaataatttagtctaCTGGCCAAGTTTTTTGAATGTCGAGAAGGCAGCTGCAGAATTAAAAGAACCTACAGCATTATGGCACAAATTTCCACTAGTCCGAGTTAAAATTACAGGAG ATAGAAAACTATGTGAGGAGTTTGATTTCACGGAGGCAGAAACGGATGACGAAGAAGTCATCAACTCGCAACTATATATTAAATGCGCTTACGATGTCgattgttttacttttattcCACTTTCATTATAG